GCTCGGGGGGCTTCTCTAGTTTGATGTCAATCACTGCGGGGGGGTTAAGGAAATCACCCAGTTGAAGGAGAAcaagaaggacagaaaagggaaagggttGTTAGTGGTCCCCCCATGGTGTTTGAGCAGAGCATGTTCTGCCTGAACAGGATTCACTGCAAAACCAGGGGACTCGGCACGTTGGGACCTTTAGAGGATGGAGCCCAACTGGACAGGTCTGTgcaaaaagaatgaagaattacagcattttaaaactacACAGATTTCATCCTCAGTTCAAGTGGAGATGCAGAATTTGTCCTTTAGTTGCCCTTAGTTGTGATCATTTATCTACAGCCCCATAAAcagggtcacagaatcacagactggtttgggttggaagggacccaaaagctcatcttgttccaccccctgccatgggcacggacacctcccactagcccaggttgctccaagccctgcccaacctggccttggccacttccagagatggggcaacctgtgccagggtctcatcactctcacagccaagaattccttcccaatatcccgtCTAACCCTCTGCAGTGAGAAGCCATTTCCCCTagtcctgtcactccaggcccttgtaaatatttcctccccatctttcttgcaggcttAGGTCTccctaagccttctcttttccagactgaacaatcccaattctctcagcctttcctcacagcagagctgctccatccctctgatcaacttggtgcctcctctggacacattccaacagctccatgtcctgtTTCAGCCACGTCCCTGCAAAGCCCCATCCCCACGATGTGCCAAAAGCAGTCAGTGAGCCCAATTTAACAACAGGTAATTGTCCAGTTCCCTGGGAAAGCAAGGATACTGTCttctttgctcttctctggtGTGCTGTCCATCCCAGGTAAGGCAGCAGCCACACGGCggaaaagctggaaagcaggaagaggaaagcTCAGGGCTTGTCAGAGAAAATGCCAGTTAAAAACACTGTTTTACAGCAGAACTCTGAGCTGTACCAAGTTGTTGTGGGTACTTTAGCAAGCAAAGCACTGATCAACAATGCCACGAGAATGTTACCTAGGAAATTTAACAGGTTTTAATAAAGAAGTTATTCACTGCCTACAAAACAGgcagttttattttatctgtttctgCTTGAACAGAACACGGAATTTATTAGTAACAGTTCTTCCAGGGATTCATGGACCAACTCCCTCCTGCACTCACTAACCACGTCCCAGCCTCTGCTTCTGCACCCAGTGATGTTCCAGGGCACATTTGGGGATTTGTGATGTCACCTCACAAGGTTTAAGGAGTTTTACAGCCCATCCCTTCAGTTCAGTCCTGCTGCCAAACAGCCTTTCCTGGGCAGAACAGCTGGTTCAAGTGAGCTGCATGCAAGCTATTAAGgatgtgctggagctgggaagggctaTTATATCCCcataaaacccagaaaatggTTTTGCATAATTTCTGAACTCAATGCCTggagctcctcctgctgccattACACGgcccaggcactgccaggctgctgagctgctgcacaaaGAACCAGAGGAATCATCTGCTAACGACGATTTTCCTCACAGCAGCTTGGCAGGGGCTTCTCATCCACCCCCCAAAGTGTGTTCCTTGGAAAATCAAGGTCCCAGCAAGGTGCTGCAGTTGCATCCTCCTAATCACAGAAGCTCTCACTGCAAACACCCACTGGGCAAATAAAGCAACAAGAGTTAAAGCAAAGACCAAAGTGGATTCAATCCAGAacagccaaaaaaccccaagcccaAAGTCTCACTGTGGGTTCTCCCaacctgctgctgtgcagcaaCCTGGGGAGGGGGTTTTCCAGCTgacacagctccctgcaggcccctggagctcccagctcctcactCCAAGCTCTGTCACATTCAGAACAACCTCTGAACTAGTGGAGGGTGGCATCACAAACTCACAGCAAGAGGCGATGGgcacaaacagaaatataaaaaattctgcttaaataaaaaatgtgaagtCGTGGgagttttttttgctgtatggCTCATCAAACACTGGCAGGCTGGTTGGAGAGACAGTGTCTGTCCTTTGAGATTCCAAACTCAGCTGGAGCCAGCTCTGGGAAGCCTGCTCTGAGTCTAAGGGCTGGAAAAGATGAtttccagagatcccttccaacctcagctaTTCTAAGATATTCCAGGATTCTCTGGCTTGTTAACAGAAAGGAACTTCCAGTGATGTCAACAGTGTCAACTGCACTAACTggtaacaaaaccaaacaaattccATCTGACTGGCTGCACAAAACAGGGAttttcccccttcccatccTCAGCACATTCTGGGGTTGGCTCTCCTTTCTTCCAAGGTTTTCTTAGCTTGGACAGGGAATTGCTGACTCGACAGGAAAGGAGCTTCCACTACTACTGCAGAGCTGATGGTGATCACTGGGCAAGAAACATCTCGGGGGGCTGGCATTAAACACAAGCAAATAAATCCCTGCTGGATCAGGAACCTCAAGCAGGGGccaacacacacagagcagggacagattCCTGATTTTAGAACAGAACAGGGATGTACCTGTTTCACATTGTATCCAGTCTTTGCACTGGTCTCAATAAACATCACATTCAGCTCTTTGGCTCTCTGTTCACCTTCTTCTGTAGTGATTTGCCTGGAGGAAGGTGCCAACGGgagcagaaagacagaaaggaacagaaggaagagTTAGAGACGTCTGTGACTGAGCTGGTGGTCAGTGCTCACCCACCTCCCAGGAGGCACAGCCCACCAAGGGACACCTCAGGGCCCTCGAGGATGCACAACTCCCAGCTGGGAATGAAACCACCCCAGGGAACACCTGGAGTGGTGACAGTAAGAGATGATCAGCACAGGATGGAGCTTGTGCAGCACATCTGAGCCTCTTTCACAGCAccctgcagggaaggaagaacCCCCCACACTGCACCTGAGACAGAGAGTTCCCCAAAGCCAACAGAAGGGAATACTGTGAGGTGACACAAAGATTCCAGAAAGGCTCCAGCAGCAAGGATAGCCTGGGAGCAAGGACCTGGAATTGCATCTCTGAGCACCACCCTGGACATACCTGTCTCACATTATATCCTGCTCTAGCACCAGTTTCAACTACATCATATTCAGTTCTGGGGCTTTTCTCTCACCCTCCTCTATAGAAACCTGTCTACAGCAAGGAGAACAaatcacagagcagagaaagcaaaccagagaaaaagagtccaaaaatgagaaaaggaaaactgcaggggaaaaaaaacaccagccAAAACTGAAGCAACAGTGACTGGAATGAAAAACTTCACAGGCTTCACTGAACAAGAACAGGGCTATTTTTAGTCCAGCTTTTTGGCCTCAGAACTAAGCTTGGTTTTTATCAGAGGATGAATGGCTTCCCATACTCTGTGTTCTACCTCAGAAAATGTCACCTGTGGCTTTGTCCAGCCTTAACAGGCACAGCATTTCAGCCTCACACAAACCCAACTTCCTTTGAAAAGGAACAAGGAGAAACTGTGCCATGAACTCGCAGCTGCACATGCACAGAGAGTTGGGCAAACTGGATTACTGAAAATGAGCAGATTTCCTTGCCTTTGCAAAGCAGCTTTCTGGCTTATCTCAGcatgaaatacaaaatcaaaCAATATACACTATTGAGAAACAAAGTGTAGAGCTACTTAATTTCAGTGAAAGGAAGACTTTTAGGTGGGTTTATTTTAACCAAAACTATTTGCAGAACAGCAAAAGGGAATAACAACTGCTGCAACCAGAAATCCGAATTTCACAACAAGGAATTTATGTCCCGTTTCAAATCGACAATTTTTAAGATCGtttgaaactaatttttaaagccaggctgggcagcCAGTCCTGGCTTTTCCtggccagggcagcagggcCCAGCTCTCCTCGTTACCTCTTGTCTGCCAGGTCGGTTTTGTTCCCCACCAACATGATGATGACGTCGCTCCCTCGCTCTGTCCGAACGTCATCGATCCACTTGGAGGTTTGCTGGAAAGAATTCAAGTCTGTAGGGAAGAACAAATGGGAGCGCTGAgcataaaactgcttttcagagaGAGGGGCAACGCTTTGCTTGTACTCAGGTGCTTCACCACATAACCCATAAATCGTTGGAAAAacggggaggagggggggaaacaCTTCCAATTTTCACCGTGTTTGAGCAGAAGCCGTGGCTGTCAGTGGTCAgtggggggcaggagggctgtTTGGAGGCACGAGCCCCCGCGGGCACTCACTTGTGATGTCGTAGACCACGACGGCGATGGTGGAGTCGCGGATGTAGCTGGGGATGAGGCTGCGGAACCGCTCCTGCCCCGCCgtgtcccagagctgcagccgCACCTGCTGGGACAGCCcgggagaggggcagggagagaacACAGAGCACACACTGCCCTTTAGACAGGGGGCACTGCCACAgccccctgcagcagctctgagagctGAGCCACCCGTGGCACTGcccccagtgtcccaccacCACACCAGAGGCTTCCCGACTCCGTGGATAATGTGCTTTATCAACCTGCTTTGCTTGCCTACAGAGCCTGCCATTCCCAAACTGCTCCATGGATAATGTGCTTTATCAACCTCCTTTGTTTGTCTACAGAGCCTTCCATTCCCAAACTGCTCTAGGATACAGCCACCACCTCCTTGCTGGGGTGTGTGAGGATGTTTTGGTTTGAAGTGCTGTAACTGCCTGGTTTACTTCATGTTCCCTTTGCCAACTGACACCAagaattacattaaaaaactttaaaaaaaaatagtaaataataatgtctaaataatttaaatatcaaatatattaaatataagaaatatttataaatataacaaataatatagcatatattatataataaataatatagcatattatacattatataatattatataatattatatattatatataaatattattatatattaccatataatatataatacactatattattattatataacatataattatattaggacattagaataaaataataataagataATAATAgtatataatattattattaaataataattacaattaTATAATTGTATCATAATTATATTATAGATATTAATATAACtataaaataatgataatataaaataaaaataatattaaataataatataatctaaaaataataataaaataaaaatcaggtcTCCCTGGTCTACCCAGGATTCTGGATCTCCACAGGACTCCAAGCCCAAAGCACCTCTGAGCAAAGCTTTTGGGGCAATCCCCACATAACAGACATGCAATTCCCTCAGCCCAGACACCACATAAGGAAAAGAGCATCCAGtctccagcaccagcacccaGATAATGGCAATGGGGATTTTCATGAGAGATTAAAGCAATCAATTAATTAAGTTCCAGCAGAAATGGAAGCAAATGTTACACACTGTGGGCTCCAGGTGATGGGAAGGGCATTGGGGTCACccttccagagcagcacagggggcAAAAAAGGCACAAATGGTGTGAGAGGCACAGTTTGAGCCCCAAACACACTCTGAGCTATTAGAGACGGCAGCTCCAAGGTCTGGGACCTGCCCATCTGAACCACACTGCCCAAAACATGCCCATCCCCCAGCGAACCAAAGCTTTACACTGGAAGTGACACCTTCCCGCCCCCACAGGGCTGTGCACTGCCAGAAAACAGGACTGCTTGGCATTCCCTAAGGCTTTTATGGGGGCAGACACTGGttcccagctccctgacaggagccTGGTCCCAGCACTGGGGTAGAGCAGTGGTTAATAAGGCAGCAAAAAGCAGCTTCACGAGGACCAGTAATTGCttttttagaagagaaataGAAGCTGATTGAGCTGCAAAGCCGCTGGTTACAGGCAGATTCAAAACAAGATCTTATCTCCATCAGGGTATGTAGATCTGATGCCCTGGGGCTTAAGGAAGATTAGGAATTACAGTTAAAGCAATTAGTTCTTGCTTCATTTGGAAGGCAGACTTGATTACAGGACCGAAAGTCAGGGGTTTTCTCTACCCCAGGAAACTCGAAGTGACAAAACTCGGAGCACCGGGGCAGTGTCACACTGGAGCTGGAAGATCGATGGATCAGCACAGTTCCTGGACTTCCCAAGCTTCCCCACACTGCCCAGAGAGTTATACCGGAATATTCACCATGAAACTTGACCCGATGGTGATTTAACACTCCACCCTTCAGACTCACAGGCAAAAAggcaacagaagcagcagcacaggcctGACCAGGTAATTTGTTTAGTGCAGGTGATGCTCTTTGAGGAAGCCCTTCAGGACCTGTGCAGGTCCCACACAGACACTCCTGCAGTGACCTGAGTTTGCTGCAATATTTCTGTGGCTTCTCATTTCTACAAGTCAGAGTTTGTGTGCACCCCCTTTTGGaggggaaaatataaataaccCCCTATGGAACACTAAGAATTAACCCTTAAAAACAATGTTCAGGAGGGGCCTGAGCTGCAGGATGGACTCTCACCACGGCTCTCCCCGCCTGCATTTTGGGATGTCCAGCAGAGCAACAATAACTAAGCAGTTTCTTCATGCCCTCAGAAGCACCTGAGCACGTTCCTTCAGTAACACAAGAAAACTTAAGAGCCTCTCACTCACTAAGAGCTAAGGGCAGTAGCAAGAAAACAATGACATTATCTGCAAAGCCCGTTGCCAAAGTCCATGAGATCAGCGATCACTGAATTACTTCTGACATGTCAGGAAGATGTTAAGAACAGCCTGGACTGGCAACACTTTTCCACCTGCCTGGATAAACAGCATCCTGCAcctgcacagcaggaaaaatgatGCCAAGCTGTGCATCCTGCCACACTGCCTCACCCCAGAGaggtcccagcacagctcagtgctccTCAAACCCCAAACAGGGCAGTTCTATGTTAGTTTGCACCAAACCAGGAATTCTCCCACAGAAAAATTCAGCTACAGTACTGGGAGAAAGACCATGTCATTATCTGCCCTCAGTATAGAGCACAAATCATAGCAGAAGTCTGTTATTTGTTAAGCAATTCAGCCAAGGAGGGTGGAACAAACCCCTGGTCCTCAATATAATCCAGTCTGGGACAGACTAAAGCTGGGCCAGAGGTTTTTccacctctg
This Chiroxiphia lanceolata isolate bChiLan1 chromosome 14, bChiLan1.pri, whole genome shotgun sequence DNA region includes the following protein-coding sequences:
- the RAB41 gene encoding ras-related protein Rab-41 yields the protein MSAPGSGGDFGNPLRKFKLVFLGEQSVGKTSLITRFMYDSFDNTYQATIGIDFLSKTMYLEDRTVRLQLWDTAGQERFRSLIPSYIRDSTIAVVVYDITNLNSFQQTSKWIDDVRTERGSDVIIMLVGNKTDLADKRQITTEEGEQRAKELNVMFIETSAKTGYNVKQLFRRVAAALPGMDSTPEKSKEDMIDIKLEKPPEQPVTESGCSC